The region TGAACCAACTCTCTTAATAAATAAGGGTAAAATTGATGTTAGCGCCCTAAAAAGTCAGAGGCTCAACATAAATGATTTAATGGAAGAATTGCGACTTAAAAATTATTACAATGTAGAAGATATTGAATTTGCCATACTTGAAACTAGCGGTCAAATATCTTTAATACCAAAAACTCAACTCACTAATGCCACTAAGGAAGATTTAAAATTAAAAACTAAACAGGAAGTGGTACCTGTAACCCTTATACTAGATGGGAAAGTAAATGTTAAAAATATTAAGTATATAAAAAAAGATGCAGAGTGGCTTATGAAACAGCTTGAGAAAAACAAGATAAATTCTCCAGAAGATGTTTTTATAGCGCTTATAAATTCAAAAGGTGACTTTTATTATCAAAAATATGATGATACTAAGGAGAGTTAAACATGAAAAATATAGTTATAGCCTTGTCTCTATTCATAGGTATAATTTTAATGAGTTTCTTTTCAATAAAATACATAAATAAAACCTGTGGTTATTTTCTTGATTTAAATGCAAAAATACAAAACTCGCTAAAAAGCGGAGAATATGATAAAGCTACTTCCTACTTAAAAACATTTGAAAATAGTTGGGATAAAAAATCAAATACATTATCTGTCTACATTCATCACGCTGAGACTGATGATATAAGCATGGAAATTGAAAAGCTTTCTCAATCCATTAAATATAAAGAAAAAAAGGATGCTATGGAATCAACACATTCTTTAAACTTTTTAATTAAGCATGTAGTAAATCTTGAAAAAATAAACATTCAAAATATTTTTTAAATAATAAATAATATTTATTGAAAATAGTTATTAATTATATTAAAATAGAAACAATCTAATATCTTTATTTTCAAAAATATTTTATAGTTAGGAGTCATTATTATGAATAATACCAATGAAGAAATTATGGATAAATTGACTAAAGTATGTGTATGTAAAGCTGTATCAAGATATTCTATTAAAAAAGCAATAAAACACGGGGCAAAAACTGTTGAAGATGTTCAAAAAACTACGGGTGCTGGTTCCGGCGGCTGCTGTGGAAAAAGATGCATTCCTAAAATAGAAGAGCTCATAAATTCTTATACTAAAAATAAATGTCATTAAATATTATTTAGAAGATTCGTTTTTTGATATAAACATCTTCTTGATTATTATTATATTTAAATAAGAGTGCTTTTCATGTAATGAAACTGCACCCTTATTCATCAGTTACATTCCTATAAATTTTTTAACTGTATCGTTTTTTAATAAATTAAAATTATATTTTACAGAATAGCTATATTTTGATTTTATCAATGCAACACCATTTATTAAAGCAAAAATAAACGCTAAGATTTCTTCCACTAATGCTATTTTTTCTATTCCAGTAATATTAGTTAAATACCTGTTATAAATATTACTAAATCCGTTTTCCTTAGCATTCACTAACTGAACATTTTTTACTATAGCCTTTCTATAAAATTCGAAATCAAAAATATTATCTGCTGGCAAGTAGCTATCTTGTATAACTATATTAAATTTTATCAATTTAAATATAAGAACAATACATACTAAACATATAGTAATTTTTCCAATATTAATTAAAATCTCTTTGGTATTTTCTTTTACTAAGCACCAAAAATACTTATTTTTTAAGTTATCTTTAATTAATTGATTAAATTCCTTAATATATTTTATAAGTAATTTTATAAAATATATTATCCCACAACTTCCAACTAAAAAGCACATTATTAATGTATACTGAAAACTTATCTTTTTTGATATTGTATAATTTAGCATACTATATAAGGATAACTTACTTCCTACTACTTCTATTAACTTATTATTTATTTTACTTGCATTATTTTGAACTGTATCCCTAATTGTAAACACATCAACTGATAAACTTTCTTTTTTATCCGACACCCTATAGGAAGAGTATGGAATCATTATCCTTTCATAACCATCATCTGACATACTGTAAGTAAAAGATTTATTCGTTTTATAAACTCCTATGATTTTATACTTTTCATCATTAATAATAATTATATCTCCAACTATTTTAGTTGTTTTATACAGAGCATTTGCTAAATTATCACTAATTACTGCTACTCTATTTCCATTTTTAACTGATAAATAATCAAGTTTCCCTCCATCTATTAATTTGTATGGGTATAATTGAAAAAAGTTTTCATCTGTCAAAACTACTTTTGTTTTAATATCCTTATTAGGTATAACCTCGTATTTATTTTTCACATTACAAGTATTTTCAGCATATCCAGTAAAATTTAAATTACTACATTTTTCTTTTACTTTATTGAGTTCTTGAAACGTTATACCATTACTGCTTATTCTTTTGTACTCTACCATATTAGGAACCTCTAGACTTAGCATGTAATTAAAATAAGCACTTCCTACTAATATTGCTATAAATACAATTAACCATATTATAAAATTTAATTTTATAATCTTTTTTGCATTCACAAAATCACCTTGATTCATTTTTATTATCTAACTTAACTTCAGAATTATCCTGAATTTCCTTTGAAGTGCTCATTACAATACCATAGTTTTTAGGAATTGATTGTCCAGCTGGTGCTTTAATTGAACAGCTTTTATCATCTGAAGCTATCACTTGTATTTGAACTTTCTGAACATAGTCTTCCCCACCTAATGCATCATCCTTCATATTAACAACAAAAATATAATCTAATCCACCGTCTTCGCTCAAACAGCTTTTAGGTATTACATTATCATATCTTTTAGTATCTTCTACAGAACTTACTGTTACCTTATCTCCTTCTTTAAAATTTACTGCATCATTTATTTCTGCCGAAAATGTATACATATCTTTTTCCGAATTATAATTTTTCTGTGTTATTGTTGCAAGAACTTTATTTTGTTTGTCACTTTTTTCATCTGCCTTCATAAGTACATTTACTGTTCCTCCTATAGAAAATTGATCTGCACTCTTAGAGGGCACTTCAAAATTAACCAAACACTTAGGATTATCCCCTACAATTTCAAATAAAGC is a window of Clostridium pasteurianum DNA encoding:
- a CDS encoding (2Fe-2S)-binding protein, whose amino-acid sequence is MMNNTNEEIMDKLTKVCVCKAVSRYSIKKAIKHGAKTVEDVQKTTGAGSGGCCGKRCIPKIEELINSYTKNKCH
- a CDS encoding ABC transporter permease, which encodes MNQGDFVNAKKIIKLNFIIWLIVFIAILVGSAYFNYMLSLEVPNMVEYKRISSNGITFQELNKVKEKCSNLNFTGYAENTCNVKNKYEVIPNKDIKTKVVLTDENFFQLYPYKLIDGGKLDYLSVKNGNRVAVISDNLANALYKTTKIVGDIIIINDEKYKIIGVYKTNKSFTYSMSDDGYERIMIPYSSYRVSDKKESLSVDVFTIRDTVQNNASKINNKLIEVVGSKLSLYSMLNYTISKKISFQYTLIMCFLVGSCGIIYFIKLLIKYIKEFNQLIKDNLKNKYFWCLVKENTKEILINIGKITICLVCIVLIFKLIKFNIVIQDSYLPADNIFDFEFYRKAIVKNVQLVNAKENGFSNIYNRYLTNITGIEKIALVEEILAFIFALINGVALIKSKYSYSVKYNFNLLKNDTVKKFIGM
- a CDS encoding YetF domain-containing protein, whose amino-acid sequence is MFIIMIRTIILYFLVVLTMRLMGKRQIGQLQPFELVIAIMISELASLPMQDTRIPLIHGIIPIITLLILEISLSLIQLKSEKARTLLCGEPTLLINKGKIDVSALKSQRLNINDLMEELRLKNYYNVEDIEFAILETSGQISLIPKTQLTNATKEDLKLKTKQEVVPVTLILDGKVNVKNIKYIKKDAEWLMKQLEKNKINSPEDVFIALINSKGDFYYQKYDDTKES
- a CDS encoding DUF4363 family protein → MKNIVIALSLFIGIILMSFFSIKYINKTCGYFLDLNAKIQNSLKSGEYDKATSYLKTFENSWDKKSNTLSVYIHHAETDDISMEIEKLSQSIKYKEKKDAMESTHSLNFLIKHVVNLEKINIQNIF